CACCCAAACCGCGCTCCAGACCGCTCGCCACATCCGCAATGCGCGCGCGATCGCAGGGGGTGCCAAGTGAGCGGGGACCTGATGACGCTCGCCGATGCCGTGCGCATCGCCACGCAGCGCGAGCAGGCGCGGGAGGATGAGCGCGGCAGGCCCGGCCCCGCGCCCCTCTTCAATGCCGACATGCAGGCCGCCTTCTGCACGGCGCTGGCCGATCATGGCAATGTGCGGCTCGCCTGCCGCGCGGTGGGGGTCTCTTCGCAGACGGCCTATCGTGCGCGGCGGGTGTGCACCGCGTTTCGCACCGGGTGGGAGGCGGCGTGCATCCTCGCGCGCCAGCAGGCCGAGCAGGTGCTGGCCGACCGGGCTTTGAACGGCGTGGAGGAGACGGTGTTCTACCACGGCGAGGAGGTCGCCACGCGCACGCGCTATGACGGCCGCCTGCTGCTCGCCCACCTTGCGCGGCTCGACCGCAAGGAGGCCGCCGCGCGCCGCTGCGCCACATGCGATGCGCCGGTGCTGGACGAGGGCGATTTCGACCATGCGATGGAGGCTCTGCGCGAGGGTGCGGAATTTGCGCCTGAACAGTGCTCCAGGTGCTCCAGGTTAGCCGGGGAGGCGGAGGCCGGGGCGGCGGATACGGATGACGGGCTGCCCGATCTGGAGCGGCGCTTGCAGGCGATGGAAGCGGCCCTGCCACGCGGAGCGCAGGAGCGTAGCGGGCTCACACCGACGGCCTGGTTCATCGCCGAAGCCGCGCGGCTGGCGGCGTTCGAGAGCGGGGCGGAGCGGTGGTGGCTGGCGGTCGACGATGACGACTGGCGTAAGCCCTTCGTCATCCCCGAACTCGACGCGGAACCTGAGTGGGACGCAGGACAGGCAGCGGCAGACGCCCGCATTGACGCTTCGTCAACCGATGAGGGCTATGGCACTGGGCAAAAAGGAGGGGACAGGCCATGAAGCTATGGATGATCGTCCTGATGGCGGGCGCGTTGTGGGGGCTCAACCTCCTGTATGACGTCGCTACGGGCCGCTCGGGTGGCAGCGTGGAGGATGTCGGTGCCCTGTGCCGCGAACGGATGCTGGAGGCAGGGCAGGCACCCGCCGATAGCGATGCCATGTGCAACTGCCTGGAACGACGGGTGACGGATTGGCACGAGGCCAATCCGGGAGGCGACTACTCGCGCGATGTGCATGAGCGCATCGTGATGCAATGCGCGCAATGGGGCTGAGCTAGCTCTCCAGCAGCTCCAGCTCGACGCTGGCATGGCCGGCGCTGACCATGCCGATCTGCTCTGCCGCGCCGCGCGACAGGTCGATCGTGCGGCCACGGATGAACGGCCCGCGATCGTTGATGCGCACCACCACGGACTGGCCGTTGCGCGTGTTGGTCACGCGCACCATGGAACCGAAGGGTAGGGTGCGATGCGCGGCGGTCATGGCATGCATGTCGAACCGCTCGCCATTGGCCGTGGGGCGGCCATGGAAGCGCCGCCCGTAGTAGCTGGCCATCCCGCGGCCGAGTTGCGACGCTTCGGGCTCAGCTGGCTCGATCGTGGTGATGTCGACAGCGTGGTCGGGCAGCTCTGGTTCGACAGGCTCGTCGATGATTTCGAAAGCGGCGTCGAAATCGGCGTCAGCCTCTGCGGTTGCTTCGGCAGTTGCGGCTTCCGGAGAGAGTTGCGCAGCATCCTGCGCGCGGCCGGATGCCGTCGTGCCCAACAGCGCAAGCGCCAGCACCGGCGTCAGCCAGCGAATGCCGGCGCGAGAGGGAATGGTCCCGTCCATGGCGGCTGCCAATAGCGCCAATCCGCGCAGATTGCCACTTTCGCGCCACAATTCAGACGCCAGAACAGGCCGGACTGGCGAGAGTCGAAGCAAAATCGCGATGAACCGAAAGCGGTAATGGCTGTCCTACAGCCTCGGTAAGGCGGCATCCGTCGCTGGCGTCGGCAAGGGAAACTCGGATGTTCCGCGGCATTGGCAATTGGCACGGCGCGGATCCGGAACGGCAAACAGAAATGGGGCCGGTATCGCTACCGACCCCACTCTCACCGGCGGTG
This sequence is a window from Aurantiacibacter gangjinensis. Protein-coding genes within it:
- a CDS encoding septal ring lytic transglycosylase RlpA family protein, coding for MWRESGNLRGLALLAAAMDGTIPSRAGIRWLTPVLALALLGTTASGRAQDAAQLSPEAATAEATAEADADFDAAFEIIDEPVEPELPDHAVDITTIEPAEPEASQLGRGMASYYGRRFHGRPTANGERFDMHAMTAAHRTLPFGSMVRVTNTRNGQSVVVRINDRGPFIRGRTIDLSRGAAEQIGMVSAGHASVELELLES